ACGCTGCCGCACGCTGCCTTTCCGCATTCACCCGCTTTCCCATCGGACGCTCTTGATACTTCTCAATCATGCTTAGGAAGCGGTCAAACAGATACACGCAATCCTCAGACCCGGGAGAAGCCTCGGGATAGAACTGCACGGAAAAAGCGGAGTGTTTGGGATGCATCAGCCCTTCGATGGACTGGTCATGCTGATTGAGATGGGTAACGATGAGCCCGCTCCTCGCCAGAGAAGACGGCTCCACGGTATATTCATGGTTCTGCGAAGTGATCAGGCTGCGGCCGGACAAGAGATCCTTCACCGGTTGACTGCCGCGGTGATCGGAGGTCATACGAATCGTATCCGCACCGCTTGCCAGAGCAAACACTTGATGTCCCAGCCCGATCCCGAAGAGAGGAACGGTGCCCAGCAATTGCTGGACGACAGGAACGGACGTGGACAATAGATGCTTCGGATCGCCGGGTCCATTGGAGAGCAGGACGCCGTCCGGTCCAAGATCGAGAATCTCCGAAGCGGGCGTATCGTATGGCACGATGACAAGATCAACGCCGCGGTCGATGAGCGCTTGCATGATGCTCATCTTGCAGCCATAGTCGATAATGACAACGCGCTTGCCGCTGCCCCGGCCGATTCTTGTGCCGGGGATGCGCTGAACGTGGCGGGTGGAGACGCGGGCGACGAGATCAGCGGGTTCGGGATCCGCGTGCAAGCGCTCTTTAAGTTCCGCATCGGTCTTGTCATACGTAGTCAGGACGGCTTTCATCCGGCCGCGGCGGCGCAGGATGCGCGTCAGCATGCGCGTATCGATGTCTGAGATGCCGATGATGCCGTGTTTTTTCATGAACATATCCAGGTCGCTGACCGCCCGCCAATTGCTCGCATAGTCGGCGTACTCACGTACGATGATCCCCTGTACCCAAGGCGTAAGGGCCTCGCTGTCCTCGCGGCTCAGACCGTAATTGCCGATAAGCGGATAGGTGAAGGTCAGGATCTTGCCGCTGTTCGCAGGATTCGTCAACATCTCCTGATAGCCGGTCATACCTGTATAGAATATGAGATCACCGACCGTTTCTCCTTGGGCGCCGAAGGCCTTCCCGGAGAGGACGGTGTCGTCAGCCAAATAAAGTTTCGCTTTCACTGTCCATACCCCTGTTCATGAAAAGATTTTATTGTATTACTATACATCATAGTGAATAAATATACAATATATTTGTGACATTTGTTAATAGATCGATTGGAAGAGAAGACGCGATCGAGATGATGCTGGCAGAGGCTTCAGCTGTGCAGGTCGGTACGGCCAGTTTCATCCGGCCGACGGCGATGATCGAGATCTTGGATGGGATCTGCGATTATATGCTGCGCTATGGCATTCGGGAGATCCGCGAGCTTGTCGGCAAGGTTGAAGTTTGAGCATAAGAAAACGGATCCTTCAGCGCATAAGCGCGAGCCGGCTGCAGAACCGGCTCCCGTGTTAGACCCGCAGAACGGTTGAGTTCAGAGGCGGGCTGCACTGAGGAGATCCATTTAGCTGTAGATATGGGAAGCTGCTGTTTGCTCAGAACATGCATGGAAGAAGTTACGTTCGCCTATGGCACGAGTTATGCCATATGACTTGAGTTACGCCATAAATTTAATGCACACCGGTTTGGATACGCTGAGCTCGAAGCCCGTCGCCTGCAGGGTGCCGGTCTCTGCATCGCGGGCGAAGGTGACGATGTTGTTCGTATCGCGGTTGGCCGCGAGCAGGTAGCGGTCATCCGGCGATAAGGCGAAGTTGCGCGGATGCCGGCCCTCGGTCGATACATGTTCTACCAGCGTCAAGCGGCCGCTGTCAGGATTGATCGCATAGACGACGATGCTGTCGTGACCGCGGTTGGAGC
The Insulibacter thermoxylanivorax DNA segment above includes these coding regions:
- the carA gene encoding glutamine-hydrolyzing carbamoyl-phosphate synthase small subunit; protein product: MKAKLYLADDTVLSGKAFGAQGETVGDLIFYTGMTGYQEMLTNPANSGKILTFTYPLIGNYGLSREDSEALTPWVQGIIVREYADYASNWRAVSDLDMFMKKHGIIGISDIDTRMLTRILRRRGRMKAVLTTYDKTDAELKERLHADPEPADLVARVSTRHVQRIPGTRIGRGSGKRVVIIDYGCKMSIMQALIDRGVDLVIVPYDTPASEILDLGPDGVLLSNGPGDPKHLLSTSVPVVQQLLGTVPLFGIGLGHQVFALASGADTIRMTSDHRGSQPVKDLLSGRSLITSQNHEYTVEPSSLARSGLIVTHLNQHDQSIEGLMHPKHSAFSVQFYPEASPGSEDCVYLFDRFLSMIEKYQERPMGKRVNAERQRAAASGDGDGKHTILEGAGA